One part of the Persephonella sp. genome encodes these proteins:
- a CDS encoding S1 RNA-binding domain-containing protein: protein MENFHDEFEKLLEEESANIHFYHKGQIIKGRIVKIQENTAFVDVGQKTEVAIDSKEIEGLKEGDEIEAVYLGKKNKEGYDLISRKPIIYRKSLENVKNAFENRQKVKVKLIKKVNKGFLVDIDGVKAYLPYSESGLKKGEEYPPAEFEVYVIKFEEREKGPNIVVSRKDVIKEEEEKKKEQIFSLLEEGKVVKGKVVKILENGAVLSLENTVFGFLPQGLYSWDRSRKISQELSVGDEIEVAVKNIDMENKKIVFSKRDLEPDPWKEFDKKEGDLIEGKIKEINNYGIVVKVGDIEGFVYKMETDHLRPLEYKNRFKTGQTVKAKIIELDRDRRRLKLSIKATVPHPVEKFLKENPEGSVVEGRIKEIKTKMAVVDLGEIEGVLHIEDATWNPKIKNISNILKGKSVRQFKVLGREGNRIRLGLKQFRQNPWESYLSTHKEGDTVKGKVIKLIDRGAFVELDEDVEGFIPVNQISKEKIEIPSDKLSLNQEIEAKIIKIKGNDIILSIKAVEKEKEKNEIKKNLEKVKPKGDSLGTLGDILKEKLKGLEK, encoded by the coding sequence ATGGAAAACTTTCATGATGAGTTTGAAAAGCTGTTAGAAGAAGAATCTGCAAACATACATTTTTACCACAAAGGTCAGATTATAAAAGGAAGAATAGTTAAAATACAGGAGAACACAGCATTTGTTGATGTAGGACAGAAAACAGAAGTCGCCATAGATTCAAAGGAGATAGAAGGATTAAAAGAAGGAGACGAGATAGAAGCTGTTTATCTTGGAAAGAAAAACAAAGAAGGATATGATCTGATATCAAGAAAACCTATAATCTACAGAAAAAGTCTTGAAAATGTTAAGAATGCCTTTGAAAACAGACAAAAAGTAAAAGTAAAACTGATAAAAAAGGTTAATAAAGGTTTTTTAGTTGACATAGACGGAGTTAAAGCCTACCTTCCATACTCAGAATCAGGTCTAAAAAAGGGAGAAGAGTATCCTCCTGCAGAATTTGAGGTTTATGTAATAAAGTTTGAAGAAAGGGAAAAGGGTCCAAACATCGTTGTCTCAAGAAAAGATGTTATAAAAGAAGAGGAAGAAAAGAAAAAGGAGCAGATATTCAGTCTCCTTGAGGAAGGAAAGGTTGTAAAAGGAAAAGTTGTAAAAATCCTTGAAAACGGAGCAGTCCTCTCCCTTGAAAACACGGTATTTGGATTTCTTCCACAGGGTCTGTACTCATGGGATAGATCAAGAAAAATCAGTCAGGAGCTATCTGTGGGCGACGAGATAGAGGTTGCAGTCAAAAACATTGATATGGAAAACAAAAAGATCGTTTTCTCCAAAAGGGATCTTGAACCTGATCCGTGGAAAGAGTTTGACAAAAAAGAGGGAGATCTCATTGAAGGAAAAATTAAAGAGATAAATAATTACGGAATAGTCGTTAAAGTGGGAGACATAGAAGGTTTTGTTTACAAAATGGAGACAGATCATCTAAGACCTCTTGAATACAAAAACAGGTTTAAAACAGGTCAGACTGTAAAAGCAAAAATCATAGAGTTAGACAGGGATAGAAGAAGATTAAAGCTGAGCATTAAGGCAACAGTTCCACACCCTGTAGAGAAATTCCTGAAAGAAAATCCAGAAGGATCGGTTGTTGAGGGAAGGATAAAAGAGATAAAAACAAAGATGGCTGTTGTTGATCTTGGGGAGATAGAAGGGGTTCTTCATATTGAAGATGCAACATGGAACCCAAAAATAAAAAATATATCAAACATCTTAAAAGGAAAATCGGTCAGACAGTTTAAAGTATTAGGAAGAGAAGGAAATAGAATCAGGCTGGGCTTAAAACAGTTCAGACAAAACCCATGGGAAAGCTACCTGTCAACCCACAAAGAAGGGGATACAGTAAAAGGAAAAGTTATCAAACTGATTGATAGGGGAGCCTTTGTTGAGCTTGATGAAGATGTTGAAGGGTTTATACCGGTAAATCAGATTTCAAAAGAAAAGATAGAAATTCCCAGCGATAAACTTTCTCTCAATCAGGAAATTGAGGCAAAAATAATAAAGATAAAAGGCAACGACATAATACTGAGCATAAAAGCTGTTGAAAAAGAAAAAGAAAAAAATGAGATAAAGAAAAATCTTGAAAAAGTCAAACCTAAGGGAGACTCCTTAGGAACCCTGGGGGATATTCTCAAGGAAAAACTCAAGGGGTTAGAAAAATAA
- a CDS encoding HAMP domain-containing sensor histidine kinase encodes MFIFISLLFIFYYKNLKQEKLYSLYLEMKNYSLTLKGDKFETEIVSPKNTKFYELLENGNSYHIDVPIPFLEKEVLRIKYSKDKFKKELFTAMNQIIYIYVLSVIIILVLSFLFSIYSLSPLRRAYLMLDESVKDIIHDINTPVSSILINMKILKSKYKNDEDVENTILATKQLSNIYNNLKSLIKETEKNIQEVNLKDIVKSEINFFRKIYPEIKVETELNDLTVRVDKTVAERIITNLLSNAFKHNIKDGYVKIKLDKELVIKNSSPYIKNPDKLFDRYYKETDRGVGIGLSIVKKLCLEIGWEVSIRYEKGEFTAQIKP; translated from the coding sequence ATGTTTATCTTTATTTCTCTTCTATTCATTTTCTACTACAAAAACCTAAAACAGGAAAAACTCTACTCTCTATATCTTGAGATGAAGAACTATTCCCTTACCCTGAAAGGAGACAAGTTTGAAACAGAAATTGTTTCCCCAAAAAATACAAAGTTTTATGAGCTTTTAGAAAATGGAAACAGTTACCACATTGATGTTCCAATCCCTTTTTTAGAAAAGGAAGTATTAAGGATAAAATATAGTAAGGATAAGTTCAAAAAAGAGCTTTTTACAGCTATGAACCAGATTATATACATCTATGTCCTATCTGTTATTATTATCCTTGTCCTATCATTTTTATTTTCTATCTATTCCTTATCCCCTTTGAGAAGGGCTTACCTAATGCTTGACGAATCTGTAAAAGATATAATTCACGACATAAACACACCTGTATCCAGCATACTGATAAATATGAAAATCCTCAAATCAAAGTATAAAAATGATGAAGATGTTGAAAACACAATACTGGCAACAAAGCAACTTTCTAACATATACAACAATCTAAAAAGTCTTATCAAAGAAACAGAAAAAAATATACAGGAAGTAAATCTTAAAGATATTGTTAAATCTGAGATCAACTTTTTCAGGAAAATATATCCTGAGATAAAAGTGGAAACAGAGCTGAATGATCTTACCGTTCGTGTTGACAAAACAGTTGCAGAAAGAATAATAACAAATCTTCTATCAAACGCCTTTAAGCACAATATAAAAGATGGTTATGTTAAAATAAAACTTGATAAAGAACTTGTGATAAAAAACTCTTCGCCGTATATTAAAAATCCTGATAAACTTTTTGACAGATACTACAAAGAAACAGATAGAGGAGTGGGAATAGGTCTGAGTATAGTAAAAAAATTGTGTCTGGAAATAGGGTGGGAGGTCAGCATAAGATACGAAAAAGGGGAGTTTACAGCCCAGATAAAACCGTAA
- a CDS encoding response regulator transcription factor, with the protein MKRILLVEDDTVLANSLARYLRMHGYQVDIAKSYFEAGDKTFENRYDLYIFDINLKDGNGIHLLEDLRFADDKTPTIFISALRDSKTVVKGFNAGAEDYIKKPFDPDELLVRIKVRLESKREIEEEKLSYKDIVVKENTAYKNGTPLDLTPLQLNFLKKLIKNQGRVVPKERFFELMEHPSDLGLRVTMSKIKKKTGLEIKAVRGLGYILQ; encoded by the coding sequence ATGAAAAGGATCCTTCTGGTTGAGGACGATACAGTTCTGGCAAACAGCCTTGCAAGATATCTTAGAATGCATGGATACCAGGTTGACATTGCCAAGAGCTACTTTGAAGCTGGAGATAAAACCTTTGAAAACAGGTATGATCTTTACATTTTTGACATAAACCTTAAAGACGGAAATGGTATTCATTTACTTGAAGATCTCAGATTTGCTGACGATAAAACTCCAACAATCTTCATAAGTGCTTTGAGAGACTCAAAAACAGTAGTTAAAGGGTTCAATGCAGGAGCTGAAGATTACATAAAAAAGCCTTTTGATCCTGATGAGCTTCTTGTGAGAATAAAGGTAAGGCTGGAAAGCAAAAGGGAAATAGAGGAGGAAAAGCTATCTTACAAAGATATTGTTGTAAAAGAAAACACAGCATACAAAAACGGAACCCCCCTTGACCTTACCCCCCTCCAGCTTAATTTTTTAAAAAAGCTGATAAAAAATCAGGGAAGAGTTGTTCCTAAAGAAAGATTTTTTGAACTTATGGAACACCCTTCCGATCTTGGTTTAAGGGTAACCATGTCCAAAATCAAGAAAAAAACAGGACTGGAAATAAAAGCTGTTAGAGGTTTAGGATACATTTTGCAATGA
- a CDS encoding flagellar motor protein MotB — translation MARKKKEECPSVPAWLISFSDLMSLLLTFFILLYSMSVLDIKKLMKFLWYFQGERVLQYTKTLSLLPPISMLPKDMALSLKERIKRILPIHAYQIEVIEDYVILRLFNDVVFQKDSAQLSENAKKALKSVAKALQALSKNEIDIRIEGHTDINPPKGVDPWELSVKRAVAVAEFLIKNGVDPKKISAAGFGNTKPIYTWNHPLLRRRNDRVEIIIKVKMTRKDLLKEEKQSR, via the coding sequence ATGGCAAGGAAAAAAAAGGAAGAATGCCCCAGTGTTCCAGCTTGGCTTATAAGTTTCAGCGATCTGATGTCCCTTCTCCTTACATTCTTTATCCTTCTATACTCAATGAGTGTTCTGGACATAAAAAAGCTGATGAAATTTTTGTGGTATTTTCAGGGGGAAAGGGTTCTTCAATATACAAAGACCCTCTCTCTCCTCCCACCTATAAGTATGCTGCCGAAGGATATGGCATTATCATTAAAAGAAAGAATTAAAAGAATACTGCCTATCCATGCGTATCAGATTGAGGTTATTGAGGATTATGTCATATTAAGGCTGTTCAATGATGTTGTTTTTCAAAAAGACAGCGCCCAGCTTTCGGAAAATGCAAAAAAAGCTCTAAAAAGCGTAGCAAAAGCACTGCAAGCCCTTTCGAAAAATGAAATAGACATCAGAATAGAAGGGCATACAGACATTAATCCCCCAAAAGGAGTTGATCCATGGGAATTATCTGTCAAAAGGGCTGTTGCAGTTGCTGAATTTCTTATAAAAAACGGCGTTGATCCCAAAAAAATATCAGCAGCAGGATTTGGAAACACAAAACCTATTTACACATGGAACCACCCTCTTCTGAGAAGAAGGAATGACAGGGTAGAAATAATAATAAAAGTAAAGATGACACGAAAAGACCTCCTAAAAGAAGAAAAACAATCCCGGTAA
- a CDS encoding flagellar motor protein MotB, whose product MARKKKEECKKIPGWLISFGDLMSLLLTFFILLFSMGTISLEKFHMVIKGVTESLGGRKIYLEQKLLNQSNVPLEFPDMYPKIKRKKMLTKALYDIQAKLQKAGIQADIIQHGSIIRFRINTDKFFPPGRANPYPEAVPYIFDLCRRLKQAGFTVVIEGHTDNTPIRTKRYSSNLELSAYRALNILKMFLQCGYPEKYLSARGYGPYRPIAPNDTPKNRAKNRRVEFVIDAS is encoded by the coding sequence ATGGCACGCAAAAAAAAAGAAGAATGCAAAAAAATACCCGGCTGGCTTATAAGTTTTGGGGACCTGATGTCCCTTCTCCTTACATTCTTTATCCTTCTGTTTTCAATGGGCACCATATCCCTTGAAAAGTTCCACATGGTTATCAAAGGGGTTACAGAATCTTTAGGTGGAAGAAAGATATATCTTGAGCAAAAACTTTTGAACCAGTCAAACGTTCCCCTTGAGTTTCCAGATATGTATCCAAAGATAAAAAGAAAAAAAATGCTTACAAAAGCCCTTTACGACATACAGGCAAAATTACAAAAAGCCGGAATTCAGGCAGACATTATCCAGCACGGCAGTATAATCAGATTTAGGATAAACACTGATAAATTTTTTCCACCAGGAAGGGCAAACCCGTATCCAGAGGCAGTTCCATACATATTTGATTTGTGCAGAAGGTTAAAACAGGCAGGCTTCACCGTGGTTATAGAAGGGCATACAGACAACACTCCAATAAGAACTAAAAGATACAGTTCAAATCTTGAGCTTTCTGCATACAGAGCTCTTAACATTTTAAAAATGTTTCTCCAGTGTGGTTATCCTGAAAAATATCTATCTGCAAGGGGATACGGTCCTTACAGACCTATAGCACCTAACGACACTCCAAAGAACAGAGCAAAAAACAGAAGGGTTGAGTTTGTCATTGACGCTTCATAG
- a CDS encoding motility protein A: MDIATLIGILGAFLLLVISIALGGSPLAFINIPSLLIVIGGGFAASLSSYPLKELLNGVKAIGKAFKPGLPDPLEHIDFLVDVVNKARKNGILALESDIDSFYEKDQLFGDIMRMLIDGQDIEEIKSNAETALMKIDQDLSTEVAVWEALGELFPAFGMIGTLIGLIQMLQNLNDPSALGPGMAVAMITTLYGAVLANALCVPVSKKLKYYKDLSLLLKESYILTVEAINSGTNPNVLRGKLMSLLGVKAGEEM; the protein is encoded by the coding sequence TTGGATATAGCAACGCTAATTGGTATTTTAGGGGCATTTTTACTTCTTGTAATCTCTATAGCTTTAGGGGGAAGCCCTCTTGCCTTTATAAACATACCCTCTCTGCTTATAGTTATAGGAGGAGGTTTTGCAGCTTCACTCTCCTCATACCCACTCAAAGAACTCCTAAACGGTGTAAAAGCGATAGGAAAAGCATTCAAACCGGGTCTTCCTGATCCATTGGAACACATTGATTTTCTGGTAGATGTTGTGAATAAAGCAAGAAAAAACGGGATATTGGCACTTGAATCAGACATAGATAGCTTTTACGAAAAGGATCAGCTGTTTGGGGACATAATGAGAATGCTGATAGATGGTCAGGACATTGAAGAGATAAAAAGCAACGCAGAAACAGCACTGATGAAAATAGATCAGGATTTGTCAACTGAAGTGGCAGTCTGGGAAGCCCTTGGAGAGCTGTTTCCAGCTTTCGGTATGATAGGAACTCTGATAGGGCTTATCCAGATGCTTCAGAACCTGAATGATCCTTCTGCCTTAGGTCCAGGTATGGCTGTTGCCATGATAACAACACTTTACGGTGCCGTTCTTGCCAATGCTCTGTGTGTTCCTGTTTCAAAAAAGCTCAAGTATTACAAAGATCTGTCTCTGCTTCTTAAAGAGAGCTATATTCTGACTGTTGAAGCGATAAACAGCGGAACAAACCCGAATGTTCTTAGAGGAAAGTTAATGTCCCTTTTAGGTGTTAAAGCCGGAGAAGAGATGTAA
- a CDS encoding PilZ domain-containing protein: MDERVNIVVDAFKTTIENVNIFAVIIVILIFALIGFFLVFWEKFEEFVSKRYLKRLFFRNGESYGLTKTELEILWKYSQKLHKDPFLVIEYKAPFEKVIQAYIEENPDYNENMIKNMRRKLGFDRIPPFMPLISTKDIDLFQTGNLLFENRVFPVALYDKDEKFMYWYIIDKKPPFPFKKGDTVKIRFTREDDAVYIIEGQVEEIFEEDGKYIIKIPHTFKFLQIQRRRDFRIKVNLPLEVLTTDKEGNQVKLDIQTTDISIDGVGFCINVIDTKNLKMNVGTKIKLKIKFEDRQIEGEAVVKNIREIGKNVCYGTEFSKLNNEDKNYLIKFVQNQQQKLLKEYKRLKLFE, translated from the coding sequence GTGGATGAAAGGGTAAATATTGTAGTTGATGCATTTAAAACAACAATTGAAAATGTAAATATATTCGCTGTAATCATAGTAATCCTTATCTTTGCACTGATCGGTTTTTTTCTTGTTTTCTGGGAAAAGTTTGAAGAATTTGTTTCAAAACGGTATCTTAAAAGGCTTTTTTTCAGAAATGGAGAAAGTTACGGATTAACAAAAACAGAACTTGAAATTCTGTGGAAATATTCCCAGAAGCTCCACAAAGATCCCTTTCTGGTAATAGAATACAAAGCCCCTTTTGAAAAGGTAATTCAGGCTTACATAGAAGAAAATCCTGATTACAACGAAAATATGATAAAAAACATGAGAAGAAAGTTAGGATTTGATAGAATTCCTCCTTTTATGCCTCTAATATCAACAAAAGATATAGATCTTTTTCAGACAGGAAACCTTTTGTTTGAAAACAGAGTGTTTCCTGTTGCCCTTTACGACAAAGATGAAAAGTTTATGTACTGGTACATTATTGACAAAAAACCGCCCTTTCCGTTTAAAAAAGGTGATACTGTAAAAATCAGATTTACAAGAGAAGATGATGCTGTTTATATCATTGAAGGACAAGTTGAGGAGATATTTGAGGAAGACGGAAAATACATAATAAAAATCCCCCACACATTCAAGTTCCTGCAGATACAAAGGAGGAGAGATTTCAGGATAAAAGTAAACCTCCCTCTTGAAGTGTTAACAACAGACAAAGAAGGAAATCAGGTAAAACTGGATATCCAAACTACCGATATTAGTATAGACGGGGTTGGTTTCTGTATAAATGTTATTGACACAAAAAATCTGAAAATGAATGTGGGAACCAAGATAAAACTGAAAATAAAATTTGAAGACAGGCAGATAGAAGGAGAAGCGGTGGTAAAGAATATTAGAGAGATAGGAAAAAATGTATGTTACGGGACAGAGTTTTCTAAACTGAATAATGAAGACAAAAACTACCTGATCAAGTTTGTCCAGAACCAGCAGCAAAAACTGCTTAAAGAATACAAAAGATTAAAACTCTTTGAATAG
- the ispH gene encoding 4-hydroxy-3-methylbut-2-enyl diphosphate reductase, whose translation MANIKIAESAGFCFGVKIAVDSAIEAGKTYGKAFTNGPIIHNKQVVQFLEGLNVKELRSYEDLKKGDTILIRSHGVPPKTEKMLKDIGVNLIDATCPFVKKVHEKVRQLVEEGYFVIIIGEEGHPEVIGILGHLEEVGGKGIVVENMEDLIRKFPKRNRVGVVAQTTQNEEFFEEAVGYIASNVEELKVFNTICDATSVRQEEVKRIAKEVDLMIIIGGKHSGNTRRLAQISKALNPNTYHIEKADELQAEWFEGVENIGVSAGASTPDWIIKEVVEKIKEITK comes from the coding sequence ATGGCTAACATAAAGATCGCTGAGTCAGCAGGCTTTTGTTTTGGCGTTAAAATAGCTGTAGATTCTGCAATAGAAGCAGGAAAAACCTATGGTAAGGCTTTTACAAATGGTCCTATTATTCATAACAAACAGGTTGTTCAGTTTCTTGAAGGACTAAATGTTAAAGAATTGAGATCCTATGAAGATCTTAAAAAAGGAGACACAATACTTATAAGATCACACGGGGTTCCACCAAAAACAGAAAAAATGCTAAAAGATATAGGCGTTAACCTGATAGACGCAACCTGTCCTTTTGTTAAAAAAGTTCATGAGAAGGTAAGACAGCTTGTTGAGGAAGGATACTTCGTAATAATAATCGGAGAAGAAGGACACCCTGAAGTTATAGGTATTCTGGGGCATCTTGAGGAGGTAGGAGGAAAAGGAATAGTTGTTGAAAACATGGAAGATCTTATCAGAAAATTTCCAAAAAGAAACAGGGTCGGTGTTGTTGCCCAGACCACACAGAATGAGGAATTTTTTGAGGAAGCTGTTGGATACATAGCATCAAATGTTGAAGAGCTTAAAGTATTTAACACAATATGTGATGCCACATCAGTCAGACAGGAAGAGGTTAAAAGGATAGCAAAAGAGGTTGATCTAATGATCATAATAGGTGGTAAACACAGCGGGAATACAAGGAGACTTGCCCAGATATCAAAAGCTCTTAACCCGAACACATACCATATAGAAAAAGCTGACGAACTTCAAGCTGAATGGTTTGAAGGAGTAGAAAATATCGGTGTATCGGCAGGTGCTTCAACTCCGGACTGGATAATAAAGGAGGTTGTTGAGAAAATCAAAGAAATTACGAAATAG
- a CDS encoding lysophospholipid acyltransferase family protein — MKKIQVLDLEENFYYSETGYKIWFRIRPFFKNLLRIKVEGIENIPLEKGCILASNHRSNLDPFVLNTVSPRPIFFMAKQELFKVPVLGWFIKKAGAIPVKRNKRDIGALKQAVNLIKDGYCVGIFPEGSRAKPGEYRKPQSGVGLIVSKTESPVIPIKIEGTDIVYPVGSKFPKIGRSPILIKVGKPIVIDRQMEYSEIAEYIMESIKKL, encoded by the coding sequence TTGAAAAAAATTCAGGTGCTGGATTTGGAAGAAAACTTTTATTACTCAGAAACCGGATACAAAATCTGGTTCAGAATAAGACCTTTTTTTAAAAATTTGCTCAGAATTAAGGTTGAAGGAATTGAAAACATTCCCCTTGAAAAGGGGTGCATTCTTGCCTCAAACCACAGAAGCAATCTTGATCCCTTTGTTTTGAACACAGTATCTCCAAGACCAATTTTCTTTATGGCAAAACAGGAACTTTTCAAAGTGCCTGTTCTTGGCTGGTTTATAAAAAAAGCCGGTGCTATTCCTGTCAAAAGAAACAAAAGGGATATAGGAGCATTAAAACAGGCTGTAAACCTTATAAAAGATGGATACTGTGTGGGGATTTTCCCTGAAGGGTCAAGGGCAAAGCCAGGAGAATACAGAAAACCCCAAAGCGGTGTAGGACTGATAGTCTCAAAAACAGAGTCTCCTGTAATCCCGATAAAAATTGAGGGAACAGACATTGTTTATCCTGTAGGGTCTAAATTTCCCAAAATCGGCAGGTCTCCAATACTGATAAAGGTGGGGAAGCCTATAGTTATAGACAGGCAGATGGAATATTCAGAGATTGCCGAGTATATTATGGAAAGTATAAAAAAGCTTTAA
- a CDS encoding endonuclease — protein sequence MQIKEIYKKLLDHFGFQNWWPVHKETDRFLEVSIGAILTQNTNWKNVEKAIENLIRENVLSWDQFERIDLEKLKKLIKPAGFYNQKAIYIKNFVKAVKGLPKEKITRDLLLSIKGIGEETADSILLYGLDRHYFVVDAYTKRIFYRLGIIKTKNISYKKLQKIIQQNIPKDVNIYKEFHALLVELGKNYCKRKPVCINCPLNDMCEKNLK from the coding sequence ATGCAGATAAAAGAGATATACAAAAAACTGCTTGATCATTTTGGCTTTCAAAATTGGTGGCCTGTTCATAAGGAAACAGACAGATTTCTTGAGGTTTCCATAGGGGCTATACTGACACAAAACACAAACTGGAAAAATGTTGAAAAGGCGATTGAAAATCTCATTAGAGAAAATGTTTTAAGCTGGGATCAATTTGAAAGAATTGATCTGGAAAAACTAAAAAAGCTTATAAAACCTGCAGGTTTTTATAACCAGAAGGCTATTTATATAAAAAATTTTGTAAAAGCAGTCAAAGGACTTCCCAAAGAAAAGATAACAAGGGATCTCCTACTGTCTATAAAAGGAATAGGTGAGGAGACAGCCGACAGTATTCTGCTTTATGGTCTTGACAGACATTATTTTGTTGTTGATGCTTACACAAAAAGGATATTTTACAGACTGGGGATTATAAAGACAAAAAACATTAGCTACAAAAAACTTCAGAAGATAATTCAGCAAAATATTCCAAAAGATGTAAACATCTACAAAGAGTTCCACGCCCTTTTGGTTGAGCTTGGGAAAAATTACTGCAAGAGAAAGCCTGTATGCATAAATTGTCCATTAAATGATATGTGCGAAAAGAATTTGAAATAA
- a CDS encoding YebC/PmpR family DNA-binding transcriptional regulator produces MAGHSKWHNIRHKKARQDAKRGQLFTKLLREITVAARQGGPDPEFNPRLRIAIEKAKKANMPIENIERAIKRGTGELEGVNYEEVVYEGYGPDGVAVIVECLTDNRNRTTSEVRHLFTKHGGNLGSSGCVSFLFEEKGVITVPKDSISEEELFEKAIEAGAEDIVSDDESYFEIRTEPKDLYSVKEALEKSGVNVEKAELTRIPTTTVEIKNPETAQKLIKLLDALEDSDDVQKVYSNFEMSEDMMKQLA; encoded by the coding sequence ATGGCAGGACACAGTAAATGGCACAACATAAGGCATAAAAAAGCAAGACAGGACGCAAAAAGGGGACAGCTTTTTACAAAACTGCTCAGGGAGATTACTGTTGCAGCGAGGCAGGGAGGACCTGATCCTGAGTTTAACCCAAGGCTGAGAATAGCCATAGAAAAAGCAAAAAAAGCTAACATGCCTATAGAAAATATTGAGAGAGCTATAAAAAGAGGAACAGGTGAACTTGAAGGTGTTAATTATGAAGAGGTTGTTTATGAAGGTTATGGACCTGACGGTGTTGCTGTAATCGTTGAGTGTCTGACAGACAATAGAAACAGAACAACATCAGAGGTTAGACATCTATTCACAAAACACGGGGGTAATCTTGGATCTTCTGGTTGTGTTTCATTTCTGTTTGAAGAAAAAGGAGTTATAACCGTTCCTAAAGACTCAATATCTGAGGAAGAGCTTTTTGAAAAGGCTATTGAAGCAGGTGCTGAGGACATAGTTTCTGACGATGAAAGCTACTTTGAGATCAGAACAGAACCTAAAGATCTTTATTCTGTTAAAGAAGCCCTTGAAAAATCAGGTGTTAATGTTGAAAAAGCAGAGCTTACAAGAATTCCAACAACAACAGTTGAGATTAAAAATCCAGAAACAGCCCAGAAACTTATAAAGCTTCTTGATGCACTTGAGGACAGTGATGACGTCCAGAAGGTTTACTCTAATTTTGAGATGTCTGAAGATATGATGAAACAACTAGCATGA
- the ruvC gene encoding crossover junction endodeoxyribonuclease RuvC has protein sequence MMKVLGIDPGNYSTGFCVLSSQNSKFNIEKSGTIKSRRRPDNLKKIFVSLQEVIDSFSPDEIALESAFYGKNPQSLIRLGEVRGIILLLSTLNGIPVYEYTPQKVKNSITGYGWSKKEDVSFMVEKILGIKTESYDEADAVAVAFCHLQSRRLNIG, from the coding sequence ATGATGAAGGTTCTTGGTATTGATCCGGGAAATTACAGCACAGGTTTTTGTGTTCTGTCTTCACAAAACAGCAAGTTTAACATAGAGAAGTCTGGAACCATAAAATCCAGAAGAAGACCTGACAACCTAAAGAAGATATTTGTTTCCCTTCAGGAGGTAATTGATAGCTTTTCTCCTGACGAGATAGCCCTTGAATCTGCATTTTATGGGAAAAATCCCCAGTCTCTTATAAGGTTAGGAGAGGTAAGGGGGATAATACTTCTCCTTTCAACACTTAACGGGATACCTGTTTATGAATATACACCCCAAAAAGTGAAAAATTCCATCACAGGATACGGCTGGTCTAAAAAAGAAGACGTCAGTTTTATGGTTGAAAAGATACTTGGTATAAAAACGGAAAGTTACGATGAGGCAGATGCGGTAGCTGTTGCCTTCTGCCATCTACAATCAAGGAGGCTGAATATTGGATAA
- the rdgB gene encoding RdgB/HAM1 family non-canonical purine NTP pyrophosphatase, producing the protein MDKLLVATTNKGKLKEFREIFKNFGIKVLSLEDMEEKISVEEDRETFLENAVKKAKVYGDFYKMPVVAEDAGLQVETLGGYPGVYSARFYDIEFGGRETAEKDKDKANIKKLLRLLEGEENRKARFVSVVVFYKPEDFGLWAEGYCEGQITQKPIGEKGFGYDPVFIPEGYTKTMAELEPEEKNRISHRGKAVRKLVEKLKKVF; encoded by the coding sequence TTGGATAAACTGCTTGTTGCGACAACAAATAAAGGAAAACTGAAGGAGTTTAGGGAGATATTTAAAAATTTTGGGATAAAGGTTTTATCCCTTGAAGATATGGAAGAAAAAATCAGTGTTGAGGAAGACAGGGAAACATTTCTGGAAAATGCTGTTAAAAAGGCAAAAGTTTACGGAGATTTTTATAAAATGCCTGTTGTTGCTGAAGATGCCGGTCTTCAGGTTGAAACTTTAGGAGGATATCCGGGAGTTTACTCTGCAAGGTTTTATGATATTGAGTTTGGAGGCAGGGAAACGGCAGAAAAAGATAAAGACAAAGCAAACATAAAGAAACTGCTGAGGCTTCTTGAGGGAGAGGAAAACAGAAAGGCAAGATTTGTAAGCGTTGTTGTTTTTTATAAACCTGAAGATTTTGGTCTATGGGCTGAAGGCTACTGTGAAGGGCAGATAACACAAAAGCCAATAGGAGAAAAAGGCTTTGGGTATGATCCTGTTTTTATCCCTGAAGGTTACACAAAGACGATGGCAGAGCTTGAACCTGAGGAGAAAAACAGGATATCCCACAGGGGAAAAGCTGTAAGAAAGCTTGTAGAGAAGCTGAAG